CGTTCCAGATCAACCAGGAGCTCCTTCGCCTCGCGAAGAAGGACGCGCTCGTTCTCCATTGCCTGCCGGCGCACCGCGGCGAGGAGATCACCGACGAGGTGATCGACGGCCCTTACTCTGTCGTCTTCGACGAGGCGGAGAACCGCCTGCACGCGCAGAAGGCGGTCCTCGAATGGCTGCTCGCGTGAGAAGAGGCGCGCCGCTTCTCGCCCTCGTCCTTCTCGGGTGCGCGCAGA
This genomic interval from Candidatus Eisenbacteria bacterium contains the following:
- a CDS encoding ornithine carbamoyltransferase — its product is FQINQELLRLAKKDALVLHCLPAHRGEEITDEVIDGPYSVVFDEAENRLHAQKAVLEWLLA